AGATTGTTTTCTCGTCTTTTCTCTTGACTCAATTATTTCATCCAAATATGGCTCACCCGACAATGATTCGAATGTTATATCTAAATCTAATTTATTACATCCGACTAAAAagtataaataataaaattataggTTTTTTAGAATTTATTAGAGATTTTTCGGATACAAGTTATATTTGACTTTTCCAAGTTAGATACCGGAAAATACaagtaaaaaaaaacttaacGACTTACTCGGATTCGTGACTTGTAACACCATCCGAGCTACAAGTCACAAAGGGATGAGTGTGCATCGCCCCGCCCGCCGAATCAACCCAATCCACGCATAATTTTGTGGGTATCCAACTTGCCCATCTGCCGGTTGGACATGGATGCGTTTCTAAAAGCTCGACATATGTTGGGTCGGATGCATGTGCAATCCCGAAAATCCATCTGACAATTACACTCGCTTGGATAAGGAGTAAATGGTAAAATTTAACAAATATATAAagatattctttttattttgaaggCCATTTGGGGGATTCACCACACAAACAACGAATATTTAAGGCATCTTATTATCAATTTAGCATTTCTATCTTACAAACAACGGATATTTAAGGCATTTTATCATCAATTTAGCATTTCTATGTTACAATAATTTAACACTCTTTAAATTTGAGGAGTTTAATatgtaaattattttttattatgatgtTACCTATTTTTCTATAAAAATATGAAATCCATGAGTCCACCCACATTCAACCCGCAAACCTCACTCGCGGGTGTTGAATCCGCGGATGGTGGACTGATATGGATTAAAATCCAGCACCTGCCAATTTGGTGGGTTGGACATGGGTGCCCCCAATTCCACGGATTCAACACATTACCGATCGGGATGAATTTTAAATCTTTCTGTGGCTCAGAGGTGAGCATGGGTCGGTATGGGCCGGTTTTCACCCCATCCGTATCCAATCCAATAcgttacggatttcaaatttggcatccgcattcAATCCATATCCAACgaatttgcatccaatggatacACGGATGGACGAATAGGATatagataatccaatggatttgttttagttgaaatttataataaagaaaataaagccaaCATAAATCCtatatatgcttcaaaaaaagatATGTACAGGAAGATAAAAATGCCATATACAGCACCCCCAAGCAAACAccttaagaaaatcctaaatgatccatagtattttttagaactatataaatgcacttaatttaacggatatggatgtccaatgGATTTTGAAAATTGCATCCGGACCCGATCCTTAATCCGTTGGATCTCAAAAATTCCATCTgcatccaacccattaacgaacggtccggGCATCCATCCGTGAATGAACGGTTGGTCCCGATCAGTGGGAGGCAAACTCTCGATATGAATGTCCATGGGCTTATTAGGCTTGAGAGTCAGTTGGGCTGGCTGTGCATCTGCACAACCATGCTCCAAGCTAGCTCCGCCCCTGAACTGTAAATCCAAGAAACTTTAGTAGTACTAACATTGTAGCACAAGGCCAGATGTTTCTAATACCAAAATTTCTATAATCTAGCCTAAGTAATTTGTCTAATATTTTGTTTTAGGTTATCTAAAATGGAGAATAATGGAAACACAAACAAAAGACTTGGTCTTCTCCATACCACCTGAAATGCAATGTTGACAACAGCCTCCAAGGCCTATAAGAAAGCAGAACTACTGCCTAACCCAGTTGGCACAATAGCACAAAAACTAGGTAGAGTTGTGAGGCCAATTGTTCACACAATCAAGAATCACTCCCTAGCAATCCTCTCTTACACAGATGATCGAATCTTATACGCCGAAAACGTCGTTGAGAATGTCTTCCCGCCATCCAGCTACATCTTCAACAAGATCGGCATCCTCGTACAAGTCGTCGAGACCCTGCCGGTCAAATTTGACAATGCAGCTGACAAATTACCAGCGGTAATACAACGAGTGCCGCATTTGGAATGGGCATTAGCCAGTTGTTATTGATATTGAGTTTCTTGATTAATACATTAACTGATTGGGGTGTTGAAGGAGCTATTGAGAAAGAGATTAGAATCGACACCAATTCTCATGATGAAATTGCTACAAATGATAATGGGCTCACTGAAAACAAAGAGATGTGCATCCAAAGCAGTACTGGTAATGAAGTCGGTAGTAGCGACATTATGGAATGtactgaagaagaaaatgagaaagacATCAAGGAGATAAacaaagatgtcgacatagtgtTTGAAAAAAGAGATgttaatgaagaagagatgaacGAAAAGAAAGATGCAACAACTCTACCTAGTTTTTTTAGTGAAGTATTAGAGACAGGTAAGAAGAAAAACGAAGACGAAATAAGCCAACAACAGcgacaagaagaagaaggagaagaagccgACAACAAAGAAATTGCTAGTGTGACTGAAAAAGATGAAGTAAAAGAGACTAAAGTGatcaagaaagaagaagaaaatccaatTCAAAAGTTTTTTTCTGCCACAGGGTGgtttaaaaagaaagaagagtaagaaaatgtTGATGATAACGAGGAACACAAAAAGATGGTAAGGCTAAGACGATTTTATATATTTGAAGCATATAGATATTCGAACATGTGAAATGcagtatttttcttttcaaatgtatGCAATGCATTTTGTCTCGGTTAAATCTCCTCTTGTATGCATATTGCTAGTGTGTTTACTCGGAAATTTGGTTGGTACTGGGAATGTTTTACTTGGGGGCTGTAGCCTGTGAACTCAGAAACTCTTCACATACGCCTAGATGAATTTCCAGTTTTAACTGTCCAGTGATGTAGATGGCTATCTAGTCAATAGCTGGCTCCAACAAATAGTTCACCGTGAGGTTGTTTGACAGTTCGCAACCTCATTCTCATTCCTAACAAATTCAATTCTTATATTAACCCGAGACAGCAGTTTAAACAATCTTTCTTGATTGCATCTTCAGTAATACGCATGACTGGTTACATTCTATACAACATAGCAGACAAATTGTCTCTCATATTACATTTTATACGTAATCACCACAAATACTACACAATAACTTCAATGTGACACAGTAACTTTTTTATGTAGTATGCTCCAAGGCTATTCATGGGTGAAGTAGAAACCCCAGGTTTTCTAGTAGCTCTGAAGAAATGACATACCCCGCTCCTCCGATCATAAATGCCAGGGAGACTTTGCCTCCTGGGACAAGTCGAGGGGTGATTTGTGCCTGGGCTGAATTTGACTGCCTCTCTGACCAGGACATAGCAGCAGGAAGAATTCCAAACAACACTAAAACTACAAGCCAAAGTTTACTTTATTGTGTCAGTAGTAGAAGAAAGATACTGGAATTGGAACGATGGGCTATACTATGATATATTATCATGCAACAGCTGCATCGCATATAAAGCGTCCTGGTCATCAATGTTCAATCATTTTGTAAATCTAGTTATTAATGTGAAGAGGCGAGTTTGAACATTTTGGTGCACCCAACCAAAACCGTACAGGCAAAACATAAACATAAGGAGCGAAGATGTTCCTACCTCCATATGTCCCCGCAAAATCCAACGCTTTGAAAAATATCTCTGGGTCGAGCAACGATAACACCAATGGCGGAAATAGTGTCAACAGGTAAGGTAACGGCTTACTCCGACCAGAAGGGAGTTTCAGCACTGGAAAttccaaatcatgaaacaaaggAAAATTTAACTTACCGTACGCAGCTTCCAAGATTAGAAGTCTGTCTTTGGTACCATATTTAGATAAAATAGGGATCCAACTTACAGTCTGATAAGAAATCAGTAAGGCCCAATACAAATCCAATGTACGATGTAGCAATCGCAAGAAATGAGAACACTTCAATTATTGGCTGCAGAAATATCACATCGATCACAGTACAATAAAATAGGTTATTGACTGCTTAAGATCCCGCCCAAAAACTATGCTGTTCTGTTTAAGTTTGAGTGCAAGAGAAACATTCAAGAATGACTCCACGGGCCACTTACCCCAACAACACCATTGCTAGATCTTAGTAGCTGTATTGGATCACTGATCTTGTCCATTCCTACTTCAGGACTTGGAATGGTTCCGAGAATCACGCCATCCCAGACGAGAAACAGACCAAGAGGAATAGCTGTACCTAGGACAATCGCAGTTCTGTAAAAGTACCAGTCCCGGACATAATTGCAGGTTAGTTACATTGTTACGCGACATTTATGATTCATCGAATCTGACGGTGTATGTTGACGCCTGCTATTCGATTCTATGAAGACTTCAAAAAAAATTTGTCCATGTGATATAATACTAAACtagatttttcattttatttttgtgaaAGTTGCTTGGGCTGATTTCACTAGTTTAACTTTACCAAAAATTGAGTTTTTCCACTTTC
This DNA window, taken from Papaver somniferum cultivar HN1 chromosome 3, ASM357369v1, whole genome shotgun sequence, encodes the following:
- the LOC113361860 gene encoding uncharacterized protein LOC113361860 translates to MGISQLLLILSFLINTLTDWGVEGAIEKEIRIDTNSHDEIATNDNGLTENKEMCIQSSTGNEVGSSDIMECTEEENEKDIKEINKDVDIVFEKRDVNEEEMNEKKDATTLPSFFSEVLETGKKKNEDEISQQQRQEEEGEEADNKEIASVTEKDEVKETKVIKKEEENPIQKFFSATGWFKKKEE